One genomic window of Onychomys torridus chromosome 19, mOncTor1.1, whole genome shotgun sequence includes the following:
- the Cited2 gene encoding cbp/p300-interacting transactivator 2 encodes MADHMMAMNHGRFPDGTNGLHHHPAHRMGMGQFPSPHHHQQQQPQHAFNALMGEHIHYGAGNMNATSGIRHAMGPGTVNGGHPPSALAPAARFNNSQFMGPPVASQGGSLPASMQLQKLNNQYFNHHPYPHNHYMPDLHPAAGHQMNGTNQHFRDCNPKHSGGSSTPGGAGGSGTPGGSGGTSGGAGGSGAGGSGGGNTMPASVAHVPGAMLPPNVIDTDFIDEEVLMSLVIEMGLDRIKELPELWLGQNEFDFMTDFVCKQQPSRVSC; translated from the coding sequence ATGGCAGACCATATGATGGCCATGAACCACGGGCGCTTCCCCGACGGCACCAACGGGCtgcaccaccaccctgcccaCCGCATGGGCATGGGGCAGTTCCCGAGCCCGcatcaccaccagcagcagcagccccagcACGCCTTCAACGCCCTCATGGGCGAGCACATACACTACGGCGCGGGCAACATGAATGCCACGAGCGGCATCAGGCACGCCATGGGGCCGGGGACTGTGAACGGGGGTCACCCCCCGAGCGCTCTGGCCCCCGCCGCCAGGTTTAACAACTCCCAGTTCATGGGCCCCCCGGTGGCCAGCCAGGGAGGCTCCCTGCCGGCTAGCATGCAGCTGCAGAAGCTCAACAACCAGTATTTCAACCATCACCCCTACCCCCACAACCACTACATGCCGGATTTGCACCCCGCTGCAGGCCACCAGATGAACGGGACAAACCAGCACTTCCGAGATTGCAACCCCAAGCACAGCGGCGGCAGCAGCACCCCTGGCGGCGCGGGCGGCAGCGGCACCCCCGGCGGCTCGGGCGGCACCTCGGGCGGCGCTGGCGGCAGTGGCGCGggcggcagcggcggtggcaACACCATGCCGGCCTCGGTGGCTCACGTCCCCGGGGCAATGCTGCCGCCCAATGTCATAGACACTGATTTCATCGACGAGGAAGTGCTTATGTCCTTGGTGATAGAAATGGGTTTGGACCGCATCAAGGAGCTGCCCGAACTCTGGCTGGGCCAAAACGAGTTTGATTTTATGACGGACTTCGTGTGCAAACAGCAGCCCAGCAGAGTCAGCTGTTGA